Proteins encoded together in one Marinobacter salsuginis window:
- a CDS encoding ATP-binding protein — protein MMIKTRSRAIFALVWLARVAVLALLIAVALVLDSTATQNHRSDVRQEWQARLNDKSLKLQSTILQNVQTVWGLAANVSVQPAISEADFQKLAAVIFALAPQLRNIGLAPDLTIRNIYPLEGNRAALGLDLTSQSLSPTQVAELKDSRRALFSGPINLVQGGQGMAARIPIFENESGQFWGVISVILDLNRLYKAVEMTLSEPGHLALFRTSDLAREGDPFFGDATTDWQDPVSTELSMPGIDWTLIAQPLQGWPEHPESPVFFRSLLLLVGSLIFAGTFWLTSLLLRDYQMQRRFWGLFELAPFGIGLYESQNGKLLRANNSFAKLFGNRANSLGFFNDVYDHANRIVPDKPDISGLLKRDMRFSGLEGYFPDAHNELNPVLLHGLALDEQNGAPVIWLIAEDISEQKKADRAKSEFISIVSHELRTPLTSIAGSLGLISNNAAGELPPKASRLAGIAYRNTQQLTLLINDLLDIEKLVAGKMAFHMDECPVAEMVQECLERIESYAADRQVTLKTGHMDDVSVRADRGRLCQALNNLLSNAIKFSPEQSEVTVSCEQLEQTLRISVCDQGPGIPDEFRGRIFQKFSQADSSDRRAKGGTGLGLAITRELMHAMGGDVAFESEPGQGACFWLSLPLASTDEKGAT, from the coding sequence ATGATGATCAAAACTCGAAGCAGGGCCATTTTTGCCCTTGTCTGGTTGGCGCGAGTCGCGGTCCTCGCGCTTCTGATCGCGGTGGCACTGGTACTCGACAGTACCGCAACCCAGAATCATCGGAGCGATGTTCGTCAGGAATGGCAAGCCAGGCTCAACGATAAGAGCCTGAAGCTGCAGAGTACTATTCTGCAGAACGTTCAGACCGTATGGGGGCTTGCTGCCAATGTCTCTGTTCAGCCAGCAATTTCCGAGGCCGATTTCCAGAAGCTCGCTGCAGTAATATTTGCTTTGGCACCGCAACTGCGGAACATCGGCCTGGCCCCGGACCTTACCATCCGCAATATCTATCCGCTGGAGGGCAATAGGGCAGCTCTGGGTCTTGATTTAACCAGTCAAAGTCTCTCCCCAACCCAGGTGGCGGAGCTCAAAGACTCGCGAAGGGCGCTGTTCAGCGGCCCGATCAACCTTGTCCAGGGCGGCCAGGGAATGGCGGCCCGGATTCCCATCTTCGAGAATGAATCCGGTCAGTTCTGGGGGGTCATTTCCGTGATACTCGATCTCAATCGCCTTTATAAAGCTGTGGAAATGACGCTTTCAGAACCCGGTCACCTGGCGCTTTTTCGAACGTCCGATCTGGCCCGGGAGGGTGATCCATTTTTCGGTGATGCCACAACGGACTGGCAGGACCCCGTCTCCACTGAACTCAGCATGCCTGGCATCGACTGGACACTCATCGCCCAACCCCTCCAGGGCTGGCCAGAACATCCGGAATCGCCAGTGTTCTTTCGATCACTTTTACTGCTGGTGGGTTCGCTGATATTTGCGGGCACCTTCTGGCTCACCAGCCTTCTGCTTCGGGACTATCAGATGCAGCGACGTTTCTGGGGCCTGTTCGAACTGGCTCCCTTTGGCATCGGGCTATACGAGAGCCAAAACGGAAAACTCCTGCGCGCCAACAACAGCTTTGCCAAGCTCTTTGGAAACAGGGCCAATTCCCTGGGTTTCTTCAATGATGTTTATGACCACGCGAACCGGATTGTCCCGGACAAGCCCGACATCTCTGGTCTTTTAAAACGAGATATGCGGTTCAGCGGATTGGAGGGTTATTTTCCAGACGCACACAATGAACTGAACCCGGTTCTGCTGCACGGCCTCGCCCTGGATGAGCAAAACGGCGCCCCGGTGATCTGGCTCATCGCCGAGGATATTTCAGAGCAAAAGAAGGCAGATCGGGCGAAAAGCGAGTTCATTTCCATTGTCAGCCATGAACTGCGAACGCCCTTAACGTCGATAGCCGGTTCCTTGGGCCTTATCTCGAATAACGCAGCCGGTGAACTTCCACCAAAAGCATCGCGACTGGCGGGCATCGCTTACAGGAACACCCAGCAACTGACGCTGTTGATCAACGACCTGCTTGATATCGAAAAACTGGTTGCCGGCAAAATGGCTTTCCACATGGATGAGTGCCCGGTGGCAGAGATGGTGCAGGAGTGTCTGGAACGCATCGAGAGCTATGCAGCAGACAGGCAGGTAACGCTGAAGACGGGGCATATGGATGATGTCTCTGTGAGGGCCGATCGCGGACGTCTCTGTCAGGCGCTCAACAACCTTCTGTCCAACGCTATCAAGTTTTCACCAGAGCAGTCGGAGGTGACAGTCTCTTGTGAGCAATTGGAGCAAACCCTACGCATCTCGGTGTGCGACCAGGGCCCGGGAATCCCTGATGAGTTCAGGGGCAGGATCTTCCAGAAGTTCTCTCAGGCGGATTCTTCTGATCGCCGCGCGAAAGGCGGCACGGGACTCGGGCTGGCCATAACGCGGGAATTGATGCACGCAATGGGTGGCGATGTCGCCTTTGAGTCTGAACCGGGCCAAGGAGCCTGTTTCTGGCTTAGCCTGCCCCTCGCCAGCACAGATGAAAAAGGCGCTACCTGA
- a CDS encoding ferritin-like domain-containing protein codes for MTDQPFLTDVKTLRERARKHIEEGALTEGYGANRDNVVKILNEALATEIVCTLRYKSHYFRADGINANVAAQEFLEHADQEQQHADWLAERIVQLGGKPNFSPEGLLTRSHAEFVEGETLRDMVVEDLVAERIAIDSYREIARYLGDQDPTSRRIIEEILAQEEEHADDMAGLLEGLDS; via the coding sequence ATGACCGATCAACCGTTTCTGACGGACGTCAAAACCCTTCGGGAAAGAGCCCGCAAACACATTGAAGAGGGGGCTCTGACGGAAGGCTATGGCGCCAACCGCGACAATGTCGTGAAGATTCTGAACGAGGCGCTGGCCACCGAGATTGTCTGCACCCTGCGTTACAAAAGCCACTACTTCCGTGCCGATGGCATCAACGCCAATGTTGCTGCCCAGGAATTCCTGGAGCACGCAGACCAGGAGCAGCAGCATGCCGACTGGCTGGCTGAACGCATCGTGCAGCTGGGTGGCAAGCCCAACTTTTCACCGGAAGGCCTGTTGACCCGATCGCACGCCGAGTTCGTTGAGGGCGAAACGCTCCGGGACATGGTGGTTGAGGATCTGGTTGCCGAGCGCATCGCAATCGACAGCTACCGGGAAATTGCCCGCTATCTGGGTGACCAAGACCCCACTTCCCGGAGGATTATCGAGGAAATCCTGGCCCAGGAAGAGGAGCATGCCGACGATATGGCCGGTCTGCTCGAAGGGCTGGATAGCTGA
- the acnA gene encoding aconitate hydratase AcnA: MSNESLSKDSLNTLSSLDAGGKTFHYYSLPKAADTLGDLNRLPFSLKVLMENLLRNEDDSTVDRSHIDAMVQWLKDRRSDTEIQFRPARVLMQDFTGVPGVVDLAAMREAVKSAGKDPAMINPLSPVDLVIDHSVMVDKFGDPSAFKDNVTIEMERNQERYEFLRWGQQAFDNFRVVPPGTGICHQVNLEYLGKTVWQKDQDGKTIAYPDTLVGTDSHTTMINGLGILGWGVGGIEAEAAMLGQPVSMLIPEVVGFKITGKLREGITATDLVLTVTEMLRKKGVVGKFVEFYGDGLKDMPVADRATIANMAPEYGATCGFFPVDEQTINYMRLTGREEEQLELVEAYAKAQGLWREPGHEPVYTDSLELDMGDVEASLAGPKRPQDRVALQNMKSSFELLMETAEGPAEVRESKLESEGGGTAVGAQSAYFEHPSSQPLNMNGEKSRLDPGAVVIAAITSCTNTSNPSVMMAAGLIAQKAVEKGLSTKPWVKTSLAPGSKVVTDYLRVGGFQDDLDKLGFNLVGYGCTTCIGNSGPLPEEVEKAIADGDLTVASVLSGNRNFEGRVHPLVKTNWLASPPLVVAYALAGNVRLDLSKDPLGNDKDGNPVYLKDLWPSQQEIAEAVEKVKTDMFRKEYAEVFDGDATWKSIKVPESKVYEWSDKSTYIQHPPFFEGLKEEPDAIDDIKDANILALLGDSVTTDHISPAGSFKADTPAGKYLQEHGVEPKDFNSYGSRRGNHEVMMRGTFANVRIRNEMLDGVEGGFTKFVPTGEQMAIYDAAMKYQEQGTPLVVIAGKEYGTGSSRDWAAKGTRLLGVKAVVAESYERIHRSNLIGMGVMPLQFPEGTDRKSLKLTGEEAISIEGLSGEIKPGQTLTMTVKYKDGSTETCELKSRIDTANEAVYFKHGGILHYVVREMLRTA, from the coding sequence ATGTCGAACGAAAGTCTCAGCAAAGACAGCCTGAATACCCTTTCCAGCCTTGATGCTGGCGGTAAAACCTTTCATTACTACAGCCTGCCCAAGGCTGCAGACACCCTCGGGGACCTCAATCGTTTGCCGTTCTCGCTGAAAGTGTTAATGGAGAACCTGCTGCGCAATGAGGACGACTCCACTGTTGATCGAAGCCACATTGATGCCATGGTCCAGTGGCTGAAAGACCGCCGTTCCGACACCGAGATCCAGTTCCGTCCCGCCCGTGTGTTGATGCAGGATTTCACCGGTGTACCCGGGGTGGTTGATCTGGCCGCCATGCGAGAGGCGGTCAAGTCCGCCGGAAAGGATCCGGCCATGATCAATCCGCTGTCGCCCGTGGATCTGGTCATCGACCACTCGGTGATGGTAGACAAGTTTGGTGATCCATCAGCGTTCAAAGACAACGTCACCATCGAGATGGAGCGCAACCAGGAGCGCTACGAATTCCTGCGCTGGGGTCAGCAGGCGTTCGATAATTTCCGTGTGGTGCCGCCTGGCACCGGTATCTGCCACCAGGTGAACCTGGAGTATCTGGGCAAGACCGTCTGGCAGAAGGACCAGGACGGCAAGACCATCGCATACCCGGACACCCTCGTGGGCACAGACTCCCATACCACCATGATCAACGGCCTGGGCATTCTTGGCTGGGGCGTTGGCGGCATCGAAGCGGAAGCCGCTATGCTGGGCCAGCCGGTCTCCATGCTGATTCCGGAAGTGGTGGGCTTCAAGATCACCGGCAAGCTTCGGGAAGGCATTACCGCGACAGATCTGGTGCTTACCGTCACCGAAATGCTGCGCAAGAAAGGTGTGGTGGGCAAATTCGTGGAATTCTACGGTGACGGCCTGAAGGACATGCCCGTGGCAGACCGAGCCACCATCGCCAACATGGCGCCGGAATACGGTGCTACCTGTGGTTTCTTCCCGGTGGACGAGCAGACCATCAACTACATGCGCCTGACCGGCCGCGAGGAAGAGCAGCTGGAGCTGGTGGAAGCCTACGCCAAGGCTCAGGGACTCTGGCGTGAGCCTGGCCATGAGCCGGTATACACCGACAGCCTGGAACTCGATATGGGCGATGTCGAGGCCAGCCTTGCAGGGCCCAAGCGGCCGCAGGACAGGGTTGCCCTCCAGAACATGAAGTCGTCCTTTGAGCTGCTGATGGAAACTGCCGAAGGGCCGGCGGAAGTTCGTGAGAGCAAGCTCGAATCTGAGGGTGGCGGTACGGCTGTTGGCGCGCAGAGCGCCTACTTTGAGCATCCGTCCAGCCAACCGCTCAATATGAACGGCGAGAAGTCCCGGCTGGATCCTGGCGCGGTGGTGATTGCCGCAATTACATCTTGCACCAACACCTCCAACCCGAGCGTGATGATGGCCGCGGGCCTGATTGCCCAGAAAGCCGTCGAGAAGGGACTGAGCACCAAGCCCTGGGTCAAGACTTCCCTGGCGCCGGGCTCTAAGGTGGTCACCGATTATTTGCGGGTCGGTGGTTTCCAGGACGATCTCGACAAGCTTGGCTTCAATCTGGTGGGTTACGGCTGCACTACCTGCATCGGTAACTCGGGTCCGCTGCCCGAAGAGGTAGAGAAAGCCATCGCAGATGGTGATCTAACGGTGGCTTCTGTGCTTTCGGGTAACCGTAACTTTGAAGGCCGGGTGCATCCGCTGGTGAAAACCAACTGGCTGGCATCGCCGCCTCTGGTAGTTGCCTATGCGCTGGCAGGCAACGTGCGCCTGGATCTCTCAAAAGATCCGTTGGGCAACGACAAGGATGGCAACCCGGTGTACCTGAAGGACCTCTGGCCGAGCCAGCAGGAGATCGCTGAAGCGGTGGAGAAAGTGAAGACCGATATGTTCCGTAAGGAATACGCGGAAGTCTTCGACGGCGACGCCACCTGGAAGTCCATCAAGGTGCCGGAAAGCAAGGTGTACGAGTGGTCTGATAAATCCACCTACATCCAGCATCCGCCGTTCTTCGAAGGGCTCAAGGAAGAACCGGACGCGATCGACGATATCAAGGATGCCAACATACTGGCACTGCTGGGCGACTCGGTGACTACAGACCACATCTCACCGGCCGGTTCCTTCAAGGCGGACACCCCTGCCGGCAAATACCTGCAGGAGCACGGCGTTGAGCCGAAAGACTTCAACTCCTATGGGTCCCGCCGGGGTAACCATGAGGTGATGATGCGCGGCACTTTTGCCAACGTGCGTATCAGGAACGAAATGCTCGACGGCGTGGAAGGCGGCTTCACCAAGTTCGTGCCCACGGGTGAACAGATGGCCATCTACGATGCTGCCATGAAATACCAGGAGCAGGGCACGCCGCTGGTAGTCATTGCTGGCAAGGAATACGGAACCGGCTCCAGCCGGGACTGGGCGGCCAAGGGCACCCGTTTGCTGGGTGTGAAAGCCGTGGTTGCCGAATCCTACGAGCGTATCCACCGCTCCAACCTGATCGGCATGGGCGTGATGCCGCTGCAGTTCCCGGAAGGCACCGATCGCAAGAGCCTGAAGCTCACCGGTGAAGAGGCCATCAGCATCGAAGGCCTGTCTGGCGAGATCAAGCCGGGCCAGACGCTGACCATGACGGTGAAATACAAGGACGGTTCCACCGAGACCTGTGAGCTGAAATCACGGATTGATACGGCCAATGAGGCCGTTTACTTCAAGCACGGTGGCATTCTCCATTACGTGGTGCGGGAAATGCTGCGCACTGCCTGA
- a CDS encoding methyl-accepting chemotaxis protein yields MTTAARSQSYETEIRERTDLQMLVLLLAHIPVVGLFVPMGYGTTTFALVASLLVGGLAATGYGTMRGTRALSCLYAVCLMLFSAIMIQAQMGRIEMHFHIFAALALVIIYRDWLPVIVAAGTIAVHHLLLTALQLGGASLGDMALMIFNYDCSWSIAFLHAAFVVFEASILVFFAIRMGAEQKQSIQIIEIVRGFDSNHDLTARLDEGDKSVTATSFNNMLERFVELIVKLRELSGQLRSNADDLTSVSDTTTTIASEQQVQTDQAATATNEMSASIQEVASNAQLASDAASNASGAATRGGEAMANASKLTESTDEALESSANRVDELSEKIESISSVVGSINAISEQTNLLALNAAIEAARAGEHGRGFSVVADEVRALSLRTQEFTDQIRATIGELSDISEATKASMQMGRTRSAESTRAMRETGEAMREVEAAISEVSRMNYQIASASEEQAATSLQINESIHSVATRNNDVVSEAERVRTMATELESVTEKLDELVKLYRI; encoded by the coding sequence ATGACGACAGCGGCACGCAGTCAGTCCTATGAAACTGAAATCCGGGAACGCACCGACCTTCAGATGCTGGTTCTTCTTCTGGCACATATTCCTGTAGTGGGTCTGTTCGTGCCCATGGGCTACGGCACAACAACCTTTGCACTGGTGGCATCTCTGCTGGTCGGAGGGCTTGCAGCTACGGGCTACGGGACCATGCGGGGTACGCGGGCTTTGTCCTGCCTGTATGCGGTCTGCCTGATGTTGTTCTCCGCCATCATGATCCAGGCCCAGATGGGTCGAATCGAAATGCATTTCCATATTTTTGCTGCCCTTGCCCTGGTGATTATCTACAGGGACTGGCTCCCGGTGATTGTTGCAGCCGGTACCATCGCCGTTCACCACCTTTTGCTGACCGCGCTTCAGCTCGGCGGTGCCTCCCTCGGCGACATGGCATTGATGATCTTTAACTACGATTGCAGCTGGTCAATTGCGTTCCTTCACGCCGCCTTCGTGGTATTTGAGGCGTCGATCCTTGTGTTCTTTGCGATTCGGATGGGTGCGGAGCAAAAACAGTCGATACAGATCATCGAGATTGTCCGGGGATTTGACAGCAACCATGATCTGACGGCCCGACTCGATGAGGGGGACAAGAGTGTAACTGCCACGTCCTTCAACAACATGCTGGAGCGGTTTGTTGAGTTGATCGTCAAGCTCAGGGAGCTGTCTGGCCAACTCCGTTCAAACGCGGATGATCTGACCAGCGTGAGCGACACCACCACCACGATTGCCAGTGAGCAGCAGGTCCAGACTGACCAGGCGGCCACAGCGACCAACGAGATGTCGGCCAGTATCCAGGAAGTGGCCAGTAATGCGCAGCTGGCGTCCGACGCGGCCAGTAATGCGTCAGGGGCAGCCACCAGGGGCGGCGAGGCCATGGCCAATGCGTCGAAACTCACGGAGTCCACCGATGAGGCCCTCGAGAGCAGCGCAAACCGGGTGGATGAGCTGAGCGAGAAGATCGAGTCCATTTCCTCTGTCGTCGGCTCCATCAATGCGATCTCCGAGCAGACCAACCTGCTGGCGCTGAACGCCGCCATTGAGGCAGCGCGGGCCGGCGAGCATGGACGTGGTTTTTCCGTGGTGGCAGATGAGGTGAGGGCGCTGTCCCTCCGCACCCAGGAATTTACGGACCAGATTCGGGCAACCATCGGCGAGCTGAGCGACATCTCCGAAGCCACCAAGGCTTCCATGCAAATGGGGCGCACCCGTTCTGCAGAATCCACACGGGCCATGCGGGAAACCGGCGAGGCCATGCGCGAGGTGGAAGCTGCCATCAGCGAAGTGTCCCGAATGAATTACCAGATTGCCTCGGCCTCGGAAGAACAGGCGGCCACGTCACTCCAGATCAACGAGAGTATTCATTCCGTTGCCACCCGCAACAACGATGTGGTGTCCGAGGCTGAGCGGGTCAGGACCATGGCCACGGAGCTTGAGTCAGTCACCGAAAAACTCGATGAACTGGTCAAGCTTTATCGCATCTAA
- a CDS encoding SCO family protein — translation MRKKTSTILLFSAAFLLVAALPVMPSLLDNSGFYGMAIDESGTAIGDYRPPEDGLAIVFFGYRKCGTVCPVQSVNLMELGERLKGEKVEFLFVTLDPETDTEDALRHMVKSMGEAFRAYRPESFNAAQKLASAYNGFAAKSHGLENPITHSAALHVVTADFRRRLVYTTPDLNLERVEQDLRRLLNNKSESST, via the coding sequence GTGCGCAAAAAAACCTCAACCATTCTGCTTTTCAGTGCGGCGTTTCTTTTGGTAGCGGCACTTCCTGTCATGCCGTCTTTGCTTGATAACAGTGGTTTTTATGGCATGGCGATCGATGAGTCCGGAACCGCCATTGGTGACTACCGGCCTCCCGAGGACGGGCTCGCCATCGTCTTTTTCGGCTACCGAAAGTGTGGAACCGTTTGCCCGGTTCAAAGCGTCAATCTAATGGAGCTTGGTGAGCGTCTGAAAGGCGAGAAAGTCGAGTTCCTGTTCGTCACTCTGGATCCCGAAACCGACACTGAGGATGCGTTGCGACACATGGTTAAAAGTATGGGGGAGGCGTTCAGGGCTTACCGGCCCGAGAGCTTCAACGCTGCCCAGAAACTGGCTTCAGCTTATAACGGCTTTGCTGCCAAGAGCCATGGTCTGGAAAACCCGATTACCCACAGTGCAGCCCTGCACGTGGTGACAGCCGATTTTCGCAGGAGACTGGTGTACACCACACCGGATCTGAATCTTGAACGGGTTGAACAGGACCTTCGCCGTTTGCTTAACAATAAAAGTGAGAGCTCGACATGA
- a CDS encoding ABC transporter ATP-binding protein, producing the protein MEHPQSSVTGIDTREARQPYTWRDIFGLALKHKPRLVRANLLAIMATVMSVPVPLLLPVLVDEVLLDEPGPVLPVMDSILPGGWETPVVYIGLMVLAAFLLRVAALSFNVLQSREFSKVSKDVVFRIRSRLLGRLQRVAMSEYETRGSGGISSHFITDLDTVDQFLGTTISRFLVASLTVFGTALVLLWVHWQLALLILLFNPLVIFATILIGKRVKELKRRENSAYEEFQGDLTETLDAIHQLRAANREKHYLRQLIDRARNVRDHAIQFEWRSDAASRASFALFQFGVDAFRAAAMITVLFSDLSIGMMFAIFGYLWFMLTPVQEMLNMQYAWFAANAALARINRLLDLKEEPRYPALENPFRDRHTVGLTLRNIHFAYGEEEVLRGINLELAPGEKVALVGASGGGKSTLIQVILGMYTPQQGEVLIDGVPVQRIGLPCLREHVATVLQHPALFNDTVRQNLTLGREKPDSELWEALRIAQLDATVAAMHDQLDTVIGRQGVRLSGGQRQRLAIARMILSEPSVVILDEATSALDAETEFQLHRDLEAFLKQRTTLIIAHRLSAVKQADRACVFEDGRIIEEGHHDELIAREGLYAQLYGERQM; encoded by the coding sequence TTGGAACACCCCCAAAGCAGCGTAACCGGTATCGACACCCGTGAAGCCCGACAGCCGTATACCTGGCGGGATATCTTCGGGCTTGCGCTCAAGCACAAGCCCAGACTGGTGCGCGCCAATCTGCTGGCGATCATGGCCACCGTCATGAGTGTGCCGGTGCCCCTGCTGCTTCCGGTTCTGGTGGATGAAGTGTTGCTGGACGAGCCTGGCCCGGTGTTACCGGTGATGGATTCGATACTGCCGGGCGGCTGGGAAACACCGGTGGTTTATATCGGGCTGATGGTTCTGGCCGCGTTTCTGCTCCGGGTGGCGGCACTGTCGTTCAATGTCTTGCAGTCCCGGGAGTTTTCCAAGGTCTCCAAGGATGTGGTGTTCCGTATCCGCTCCCGGTTGCTCGGGCGTTTGCAGCGCGTGGCCATGTCGGAGTACGAAACCCGTGGCTCCGGCGGGATCAGCAGCCACTTTATTACCGATCTGGATACCGTTGACCAGTTTCTGGGCACCACCATCAGCCGGTTTCTCGTGGCCAGTCTCACGGTATTCGGCACCGCCCTGGTACTGCTCTGGGTTCACTGGCAGTTGGCTCTTCTGATTCTGCTGTTCAATCCGCTAGTGATCTTCGCCACGATTCTGATCGGCAAGCGCGTCAAGGAACTGAAGCGCCGGGAGAACAGTGCTTACGAGGAGTTTCAGGGTGACCTCACTGAGACCCTGGACGCCATTCACCAGTTGCGGGCGGCCAACCGGGAAAAACATTACCTGCGCCAGCTGATTGATCGCGCCCGCAACGTACGTGACCACGCGATTCAGTTTGAGTGGCGCAGCGACGCCGCCAGCCGGGCCAGTTTTGCCCTGTTCCAGTTCGGTGTCGATGCCTTTCGGGCCGCGGCCATGATCACCGTGCTGTTCAGCGACCTGAGCATCGGCATGATGTTCGCTATTTTCGGCTATCTCTGGTTCATGCTGACGCCAGTTCAGGAGATGCTGAACATGCAGTATGCCTGGTTTGCCGCCAATGCGGCCCTGGCACGGATTAACCGATTGCTGGATCTGAAAGAAGAGCCACGCTATCCGGCGCTTGAGAACCCCTTCCGCGATCGTCACACAGTAGGACTGACCCTGCGCAATATCCACTTTGCCTACGGCGAGGAAGAGGTCCTGCGGGGCATTAATCTGGAGTTGGCACCGGGCGAAAAGGTGGCGCTGGTGGGAGCCAGTGGCGGCGGCAAATCGACCCTGATCCAGGTGATCCTCGGCATGTATACGCCCCAACAGGGTGAGGTGCTGATTGATGGCGTGCCGGTTCAGCGTATCGGCCTGCCGTGCCTGCGCGAGCATGTGGCGACGGTGCTCCAGCACCCGGCGCTGTTCAACGATACCGTTCGCCAGAATCTGACCCTGGGGCGGGAGAAGCCCGACTCCGAGCTGTGGGAAGCCCTGCGCATTGCCCAATTGGATGCCACGGTTGCGGCCATGCATGATCAGCTTGATACGGTGATCGGCCGCCAGGGGGTTCGCCTCTCTGGCGGCCAGCGTCAGCGTTTGGCCATTGCGCGGATGATCCTTTCGGAACCTTCGGTGGTCATACTGGATGAAGCCACCTCGGCACTGGATGCGGAAACCGAATTCCAGCTCCATCGCGATCTGGAAGCGTTCCTGAAGCAGCGCACTACGCTGATCATTGCCCATCGACTGAGCGCCGTTAAACAGGCAGATCGTGCCTGTGTTTTCGAGGACGGCCGTATCATCGAGGAAGGGCATCACGATGAGCTCATTGCCAGAGAAGGGCTGTATGCGCAGCTGTATGGCGAACGGCAAATGTAG